From the genome of Mycoplasma sp. 1578d:
TTCAAAGAGTTTCTGTGCTTATTTTTAATTGTTACAAACTGGCAAAATAAGAACAAAATCTATTAAATAATCATTTTTTCAATAACGAATTTAGAAATTACGCTTATTTTATTTTTAATTTTTTGATAATTTTCCCTTAATAATAATATTAATTGATCTATTGATTCAAAATTATCCCCTATTATTTCTTTAATTTTTTGTATATCTAAATCATATATACCCATATCTTTTAACATTTTGCTTAAAGGAGAATTTAAAAAATATTTATTTTCTATTACTTTAGTAATATGAGTCTCAATAACATTTATTTTTTCTTCTGAAACATTATCTAATTGCATAAAGAAGATAATTGGAATTATTTTTTTATAAAAAGTGTGCTCTAAATAACTATTTTTAATTTTTAAAACTTCGTTAATTATAGCGTTGGTATTTGATTTTTTAAAATTAAATTTTTTTAAAATTTCTTCAACTATATTTCTAACATTTGGCAATGATTTATAAGTTAATAAATGAATAATATTAATTTTTATGTTGTCTCAAAATTTTATTTTTTCTATCCCTTCAATTATTTTATATATTTCTTTAACAATATCTCGCTTACCTTTAGAAGAAAATTGTTTTATAGCATCATATAAATATAATTTATTTTGTTTAAATCTATTGTAAATATTTTTAATTGTAGAAAATCTGAATTGCATCGCAAACCTTGTTTTATATTCTTCGTATGAAATATCCATATCTTTAAGTAGTTGTAAAAAATCTGGATGTTTTTTATAATTTTCAGAATTAATATCCATATCTATGCTTTCTTGATCTGTAAGTTCAAATTGAATAGACTTTAATGCGTCTTTTTTGTGATATTCACTATCATCTGGTCCTTGAATATAGTGGGCTGTGCCTAAATAATGTTGAGATAATCTTCCTGTTCTTCCAATTAGATTAAAAAAATCAAACGCATCAAAATTTTTATCTCTTATTTTTGGTTCTGTAATAATAATATTTTCACATGCGGTATTAACACCTTCTAATAGAGTAGATGTGCATAACATTATATTATATTGACTGTGAATATCATCAAACAAAGATAATTGAAACATTCTAATACCTAACGATATTTGTCCGTGATGAACTAAAATATTATTTTTCAAGGCTTTTAAAATAGTTCATTCTTCATGAATTTCTTTAGATGCTCATTCAATAAAATTTTCTAGTTTTTTATTTCTATTGATTACTTTATTGTTTGTGTTTAAATTATTAATAAATTTATTTAAGAAATTAACTGTAGGAAAATAAACTAATAATTTGGTGTCTTTGAGTTTTTTGATTAATTCAATTATTTTCTTATTTCTTTCCTTTTTTATTTCATTTTTTTTCTTTTTTTTCTTTATTTTGAGACTATATGTAATAACATCATTTACGACAGGAGAAAAATCACTGGAGAAAAATATTGGTTTTTTCTCTAATTTATCTGTATTTTGAATTTCCTTTAAAAAAGGAGCTAGTAATAAATATTTCTTTGATATCCTCATTAAATTTTTATATGCTAAATTTAAAATTAAAACTCTTTCATCATTTGGATCGGTTTTGAGTTTATAAACTTCATCTATAACTAAAAAATCTATCTCAGAAAACAGCGAAATATCTGAGTTATGAATAACTCTTTCTGGAGTTAATATAAATAAATTACTTTTATTGAAATCAGGTGTCTTCTCTAAATCAACGCTTATATATAATTTATAATTTTTAAAAGCATCTTTATATCTTCTGATGATTTTTTGTTTATATTCATCAACTAGAGCTAAGGTCGGAACAATTAAAACAACATTTTTGGGTTGATGTTTTGCAATATATTCAAACACAACAAATGTTTTCCCAAAACTAGTAGGAGCACTAAAAATAATTCCCTCATTTTCTTCAATAATGCTTAATATTTTCATTTGTTCAGGATGCAAAGAAATATTTTCGTCTATATGACTATAAGCGAAAGCATTATAAATCGCTGATTTAAATGAGTATTCTTCCGAATACATATTAAGTCCTAAATGGAACAATGAATCTGCGTTTTCTATTTTTCATTCTTTTTCTTTTTTATTGTCCTTTGCTTCTTTTAATTCCCTTATATAAATATCTCTGTTTTCTTGAACGCTTATTATCTCTTTATTTGTATTCATGTGATTTATTTACCGCCACTCTTATTGCATATTCCATAAATTTGTTTTTATCAATTAAAGGAAAAGAAATCAATATATATTTTGTTTTTAATTCTAATTTGTCTTCTTGGTTGATCTTTTTTAATTGCTCTAAAAAATTTTTAATATTATTTTGCATATTCCCTTGTATACTATCACCATGAGCAATGAAAACTGGTATGACAATAGAATTAATATTTGCTTCTTTAATAAATTGATTAAGAGTTGTGCAGACATCAATTTTATCTTTATATTTATCTAAAAATAATTTGTTAAATTTTAATTTATCATTCGATAAAACTATTCGATATTCTTCAATAAGGTTCTCTTCATATTCTTCTAATGTTTTATTGGCATTTTCAATCCCTTTTTTTAACTCTTTGTAAACTTTTGATTCACCAAATAAAATTTCATCTTTTTTATCATCATAAAATAACACATCTATTCCATTTACACTCATATTTCCATCAGTGATCAATTTAAGTTTCGGGATTATGTAATGATACCCAAAATATTTTGATAAAAATAAATGGAAAATATATTCTCCAATTTTTCCTGCTTTATCTTTTCCTATTAGTAGTTTATTATCTTTGTTTTTAAAAACTTCGTGTTCACCTTTAATGATTTTTTCTAATTCTTCTTTTAAGTCAAATGGTCCCAACTTTTCTAACTCTAAATTTAAAAATAGACTAATATTGGTATAAAGTTTTTTGCGTGTTTTGTCATTTATTTCGAATTTAAGACCTGTATTTTCTTCGGTATAAAGAAGTAAATTTTGCTCATTAAATATATATGAAACCAATCCACTTATAAATTTCTTTTCATCTTGAAAATCTAAGTATAAAAAGCTATATCTATTATCCAAATTATAAATTTGAAAGTTTTCAAATTTCTCTGTTTTCATTTTTACTCTTTCTTAGATCTATTATCTTTAATGCATTCAATGATATTTGATATATCGCAATCTAACTCAGTACAAATTCTTAGTAAAACATCAGTTGTGACATTTTTGTCATTTTTTAATTTATAAAAAGTGCTTTTGCTGATTTTGGCTCTTTCCATTAATTCCTTGTTTGTTATTTCTTTATCTATCAGCAGTTTTCATAATGGTTTAAAACTAAATTTCATTTTCTTGCTCCTTGGTTTTCGAGTTGTTTTGTATTAAACTAAAATATATCTTCAACACAATCTAAAAACTTTTATATAAGATATAACGTTCTGTTTTTAGAAACTTTTTTATTCTTAATACCAATCTTATACTAATATTTAAATTTAAGTAGTTTTTAACCATAAAAAACACCTTTTGAAGGTGTTTTTGGTTATTTAGGCTCTGCTAGTAATCAATTTCGATAATATTGATATTGTTTGTTGACAAGATCAATTTCAGCAGGAAGACCTTGTGTCAGCCCGTTAGTTAATTCTTCAAAGTTATCTAAAATATCAACTATTTTTTGTTGGGTTTGAATATCTGGAAGGGTTATATTTAGATTAAGAAGGCTTTCTTTGGGTAGAGAAAGTATTTTTCCGCCATAAGCTTGTTTTTTAATAATCTCTTCTTGATTTTTTAGAAAATAATATAAGTATTTATTTAAAAGCGTTGATTCATCTGTGGATTTAACAATATAACAATGTGAGCTTGCTCAAAATTTAGATTTTTGAAAATCAACATATCCTGCTGCCCCTCCCTGAGCAATCGTGATTGTGTTTTTTTGTTCATTATATTCGTCAAAATAACCAATAGGAGACATTCCGCCATTAATAACTGGATATTTTCCATTATTAATCATATTATCTTTATTAAGTTGCTTACCTTTTGTTAAAACTATATATTTGTCTAGCTTAACCGAATTTTGTATTTGTAAAGTTTCTGAAATTACGTCAAAAAAGACAAAATTAATAAGTTTAATAAGAGAATTTATTAAGCTGTCTTTAGTTAGCTGTCTTTAGTTAGCTGTCTTTAGTTAGCTGTCTTTCAACTTCTGATGTTTGGAATATATCGTTTGTAAATGTTAATAATTTATCTCTGTAATATTGATATTGTTTATCTCTAAGCTCAATTTCTGCAGGTAAACCGATATTTAAATCTTCACAAATTTGTTCAAAATTATCTAATACATCAACAATTTTTTGCTGAATTTTGAAACTTGGAATAAGAATTTCTATATCAGAAATATAAGAAGGATAAATATTAGGTATGCCACCTGTTGATTTTAAAGAATAAATATATTCTTGTTTATTTTTTAAGAAATGAAATAAGTATTTTTGATTAACTACCTCTTCATTAGCATGAATAGTGAAACAATTTGAAGCATAAATTGGTGTATCTCAAAAAGCAACAAATCCTGCATAACCAGATGAAGCTACTGTTATTGAATTTTTGTCTCTGTTTGGAATATCTGTATATTTTTTAACTTGTGTGCCACTTGATACTACAGGGTATTTAGTCCCTTCTGGAATGTCAATTTTTCAAGTTCCTCTTTCAAATGAAGCAACGTCTTTTAATTTTCGTCTTTTAATATCAGTTAAATAATTAGTGTTTAAAAGTTGGTTTCTATAGTATGAATATTGCTTTTTTCTTGCTGTTAGCTCGGCTGTTAGCTCGGCTGTTAGCTCTTGGGAATAATCGGTCAATAAATCTAAGATTCTAATAATTTTTTCTTGTTCTTTAATGCTTGGTACAAGAATTTCTATATCAAAAATATAAGAGGAATAAATATTGGGTATTCCACCTGTTGATTTTAAAGAATGAATATATTCTTGTTTATTTTTTAAGAAATGAAATAAGTATTTTTGAAGAACAATTTCTTCATTAGCGTGTATAGTGAAACAATTTGAAGCATAAATTGGTGTATCTCAAAAAGCAACAAAACCAGCTCCTGCCCCAGATGAAGCTACTGTTATTGAATTTTTGTCTCTGTTTGGAATATCTGTATATTTTTTAACTTGTGTGCCACTTGATACTACAGGGTATTTAGTCCCTTCTGGAATGTCAATTTTTCAAGTTCCTCTTTCAAATGTAGCAATATCTTTTAATTTATAAAGTTTAAAATTCGTTGATCTGTTTTTTGTTAATTTTTCTAATTGCATTTTTATTCAAACTCTTTATCTAATTCTTCGATGATTTTGTCTATTTGGGTTCTTAACTGATCTTGTTTAGCTGTAATCTCTTTGATTTGAGCATTTAATTCTTTAATATCAATTACTTCTTCCTGAGTTTTCTTTTGGAGATATTGGGATACAGATAAATTGTAATTATTGTTTGCTATTTCTTCTTTAGACACAACTTTTGCAAGGTTTTCTACATCTTTACGATCAAAATATAATTTAGCAATTTGATCAATATTAGCTTGAGATAGTTTGTTTCCTTTTTTAGCTTTTTCAACAATATCACTTGCATCGATAAATAAGATGTTGTTATCTTTTTTATTTCTTCTTAAAACTAAAATTGTTGTGGCAATTGAAGTTCCATAAAATAAATTATCAGGCATTTGAATTATTGCTTCAATAGCATTAACTGTATCAACTAAGTATTTTCTAATCTTTTGTTCAGCTCCAGCTCTATAAAAAACACCAGGAAAACAAACAATAGCAGCAACCCCATCTTCAGATAAATGATCAAGCGAATGCATCACAAATGCTAAATCAGCTTTTGATTTAGGAGCTAAAACTCCAGCATCTTTAAATCTTGAATCATTAATTAAAGTTGGATTATCACTTCCTTCTCATTTAAGTGAATAAGGAGGATTAGACACAATTACATCAAATGGTTTTTGATCTAAATGCATTGGATTAAGTAGTGTGTCACCATTTCGAATGTTGAATTTATCATACTCAACATCGTGTAAAAACATGTTCATTCTACACAAGTTAAATGTAGTAATATTAATTTCTTGACCGTAGAATCCACCAGTAATATTGTTTTTGTTTTCACCAAGAAGTTTAATTGCTTTTAAAAGTAACGAACCCGATCCACATGTTGGATCATAAACTTTATTAATTTGTTTTTTATTATCAATAGCAATTGTAGCAAGTAAAGTTGATACTTCAGGTGGAGTAAAAAACTCTCCTCCTGATTTTCCGGCACTTGAAGCATACATACTTAAAAGAAATTCGTATGCATCTCCAAATATATCTACAGAGCTTTGCGATGTTTTACCTAGATTAATTGCTCCAATATTTTCTAATAATTTAATGATTGTTTTATTTTTATCATTGACTTCTTTTCCTAATTTCTGACTATTAAAATCTAAATCATTAAATAACCCTTCAAAATCTTCTTGACTTTCGTTTCCGGAAGCAGATTTTTCAATTGATGAGAAAATTCTCTGTAAATTAATATTTAAATCAGGATCATCTAGTGCTCTTTTTTGAACATTGATAAATAAATCTGAAGGTTTAATAAAGTATCCGATACCTTTAATAATTCCTTTTTTAATATCTTCATCAATTTCTGAATCATCACATTTTTCATAATCAAAATCTAAAAGACCGTTTTCTCTTGCATCTTTATTTATATAATGAACTAGATTTTCAGAAATATAGCGATAAAATAAAAATCCTAAAACATATGTTTTAAAATCTCAGCCATCTACACTTCCGCGTAGTTCTTCAGCTATTTTTCAAATAGCATTATGTAATTCTGTTCGTTCAATGTCTCTTTTATTATCCATATTATTTTTCTTCCTTTTTTAGTAAATACCATTGTATTGTTTAACAAAATGATTTAATTTTTCAGCAATCACTTGAGCTTTAGCAATTTTACTTTGCTCTCCCTTATCCATAATAGAACCCTTAATCAAGCTGATAAATTCAGTTCCAAACGATTTAACTTCTCCTTCTTTTAAACATTTATGAATATATGTTCTTGTTTGTGGAATGTCTTTAAGTGGTAAGTTCTTAATAATTTCACTAATCACTGCTTCAATGTGATCTTGCATATAACCTTGTCACTCTTCAACAAAATCGTTTGGCTTGTTGTTGTTTAGAATTTTATTTCAAATTCTTTTAATAAATTTGCGTACTAATGAAGTATTCTCTCTTCATTTATATTGTGATTTAAGAAATTCTTCAAAATCAGCAGCAACTTTTTCGAATGATTCTTCATTAAATTCTTTAGTTTTGGTTATTAAATCTTCAATCAGATTGAGAATTTCATACCATCCATAATCAGCGTTTTTGATTGTTTCAATTTCATATTCAACACCATCATATGATTGGTTAAAAGGATTATCTTTTTTTACTTTTTTGTATTTTTCGTGTAATTCTAAATAATGGCTTTGATAATTCTGTTTGTCTCTTCCTGTAAAAATTTCACCTTGTTCTCACTTTTGACGATATTCGTCAAAAGTTCTAATAATCGTTTCAGTTCGTTGTAAGTCGGTATATAATTTCACAAACTCTTTTTCCTGTTCTGGAGTTAGATTGTTTGACTCGAGTTCTTCAAGCGGGAAATCTTTTTGAAGTTTTTTCACTAATTCTTTATAACCTAGAACTTTCTGCCCTCTAGCATTAATATAAGGACCTTCAAAGTATCTTGGAAAACTTCTTAACAAGCACATTTCTGAAGGATTTTGGGCCCCAAAAAGAGCTAAGGCTTCTTTGGTTTTTTCTTCTAGATCTCTAAAAGTAATAATGTTTCCAGCCACTTTTAGAGAATTATAAATTCGATTAGTTCTTGAAAAAGCTTGAATGAGGTTATGATATTCAAGATTTTTATCAACTCATAATGTGTTGAGCGTTACAGCATCAAATCCAGTTAAAAACATATTACATACAATCAGCATGTCAATCTCACGTTTTTTAACTTTATCCGAAACACCGTTATAATAATTTTCAAATCCTTCACTAGTTAGTGAATAATCACTATCAAACATTTTGTTGTAATCGTTCATCGCTTCTTCAAGAACATTTTTCTCTTCTTTAACTAATTTACTTGACTCGAATCCTTCGCTTAAATCAAAGTCGAGAATATTTTCTGATTTATACGTGTTTTCAAAATTGGTAAAAATTGTGGCAATTTTTAAATCCATTTTGTTTTCGGTAATTTGTTTTTTGAATTCACGATAATATAAACCGGCCATTTCAGTTGATTGACATGCAAAAATAGAATTAAATCCACTTTTAACTAAATCATGCGTGTTTCTCAAAGTTTTATCATTATAATTTTCCAGCGTATACTTAACAATTTCTCTAATTCTATTCGGATCTTTATATTGATTTTTGTCGTCTAAAACTTTATATGTTTGATTTATTTTTTTAGCTACTGTATTGTATTGAACATTGAATTTAAGAACATTCCCATCACGAATACCATCTGCAATTGTGTATGTATGGAGTTTTTTACCAAAAATATCTTTAGTTGTGCTGTGTCCTTTTGCTTCTTTAGTGTTCTTTTCAAAAATTGGAGTTCCTGTAAACCCAAAGAAAATATGATTTCTAAAGTGATTTTTAATATTAAAATGCGTTTCACCAAATTGCGATCTATGGCACTCATCAAAGATAAACACTGTTGCTGATGAATTATCTTTTAGCATTCTTTTTGATTTGTTATTTTTGATATAACGATTTAGCTTTTGAATAGTAGTAACTATAATTTTTTGATCTGATAAGCCAGAGTTTGAATTTAATTTTTCTTCAAGGATTCTAGTACTTGCTGTACTACTTACTGAACCTTTTTGGTATTTTTCAAACTCTTTTACTGTTTGATAATCTAAATCTCTTCGATCTACTACAAACAACACTTTTTTGATATTTTCATTATTAGAAAGTATTTGAGCAACTTTAAAAGAGGTTAGAGTTTTACCTGAACCGGTTGAATGTCAAATATACCCACCAGCTTGGTTTGTTCCGATTAAACTTTTATTATTTAAGGCAACATTTGTTTGTTGAAGAATTTTTTCACATGCTGCAATTTGATATGGACGCATGACAAGGAGTTTTTTATCTTCTGTTAAAACACAATATTTAGTTAAAATTGATAAAATAGTTCTTTTTCGAAAAAATAAAAAGACAAAATCATCCAAATCTCGAATTGGATGATTTTGTGCATCTGCTCATGTAATTACAAACTCAAATGAATTGCTAGTTTTAATTAATCCGGCTTGAAGTTTTTCGTTCTTGTTTTTCTCTTTAAGGGATAAAAATCTGGTTGTATTAGAGTAGTATTTAGTAAATGTCCCATTACTTATAACAAATAATTGGATATACTGAAACAATCCATCACCACTGGCAAAAGATTGTTCTTGATATCTTTCTATTTGGTTAAATGCTTCTTCAATCGAAACACTTCGACGTTTCAGTTCAATTTGAATAAGTGGAAGTCCATTTACAAGAATGGTAACATCATATCTATTTTTCTTTTGCGAATTAGTTTCGTACTGATTAATAACTTGTAAAGTATTATTAAAAATATCAACATCATCAATTAATTTGATATTTTTAAACTTTTCTTCGCGATCATATAATTTTGCACTAAAAGTTCTAATTCTTTGAATCTTTTCAGTTTTATCGTAAATGTTTTCGTTTTCTTTTGAAATAACATCTTTATAAAACTCTTCTCATTCTCTATCACTAAAGGTAAAATTATTTAGTTTGGAGATTTGCTTTCTTAGATTTGCTTTCTTAGATTTGCTTTCTTAGATTTGCTTTCTTAGATTTGCTTTTAGCTCTTTTTCGTTTTTAATATCAACATATTCGTATCCAATTGACATTAAATCAGAAATAAATTTATTTTCAAGCTGTTCTTCAGATTGATATTCTTTTTCTTGAGTCTTTTCAGATTTAAATTCATCAATCACAACTCAATTTTCATTTTCTGAAGATAAAATCTGCTTCATTTGCACAGGTAAAGAACTCCTTCTTATTCTTAAATTTTTTTAATTATACAATTTTTTTATTTGTAAAAATATAGAAAAAATTAGTTTGTGATAGAATAACTTTAAGGTTCTTTTTATAAAGTTTTTAATTATTCTAAAAATATAATTAAGAACTGAAATTAAAGTTTATCAAATAAAGTTATTAATCTTTCAAGTGCGAAAAAAACACCTGAAATGCAAATAATATTATTTGATATTTTTTTGCATTTTCAATGTTTTTGTTTTTGATATTTTTCGAATTAGATAATAGAATTCGAAATTGTAAAAACAAAAATCGAAAAGCAAAAATGATTTCGATTATAAGAATAAATATAAATAATATTCTTATAATAAGATTAATTATCATGTTTATCTTTTCTATGATAGCACCTCCTTTCTTTTGTTTTATTGATTAGAGTATAACGCAGTTTTTTAGAGACACATAGAAATTAATATTTATCATAATTAATAAACAACAAAAAAACTAAGGCAAATATTGTTGCCTTAGTTTTAAAATATAATTTTTATAAGAAATGGTATCTTGATTATAAATGTAATTAAACTTTTTTTCGCTAAAAATGAATATATTAGTTATATTAAAATATTTTAATAAAAACAAGAGTTGATTTTTCAATTACAATATATTTTAGAAAAGGAATAACAAACGCGTATTTTTAAATTGGGCGTAATTATGTATTTTAGTTTTGTTTACTAACCTAAAAAATATCTATCATTTAATGCCCTAATCTATTAAATTATCTATATTTTTAGACTACATTGTGAAGATGATTATTCATAAATATTCAAGAAACAATTAATGAAATTGCAAAAATAATGTCTAATAATAAAAATCATATTAATCATTTATTTTCAATTTTTAGAATATTGAGAATTTTTAAACTAAATAACATAATAGTGACTATTACTCAAAAAACAGTAAGGATTATTAATGTTATATATAAATAATAATTAAGATCCTTTTTTATGTTAGCTAAATCATTCATGACTTTATTAATTATATTTTAACTCATATTTCTCCTTAAAAATCAATCATAAATAAAAAGGTATTTTTATAAATAATCTTGATATTTTTGAATATTTTTTACATTTAAATCAAAAGAAAAATTGTCTTGTAAGTCTAAACTTCACAAAAGCCCATAAAAGTTAACAATACATTTATATTTATAAAATTCTTCTTTTGAAGTATTTTTATCATAGCACTTAAGTAAATGCAACTCTTTATCTTCGTTTAAATCTAAATTAGTGCTTAGATAAGCAAGATCGAAATATTTACTATTAAGTGAAATATTCACTAAATCAATAAATTTAAATTTTCCGTCATTTATACTCAACACAATATTACCTTGGTGTAAATCATTATGAGATAAGACTAAATCTTTAGGATTGTTTAAAATCTTAAAGATTTTTTCAATTATTTCAGGTTTAATTTGTTTAACTCATTCATTATCTTTAAACTTTTGATAAAGGTTAAAGATAAATTGATTAATCGTATATGAATATTGATTCGGTAATTGATGAAACTTCTTGATTTTTGTAGCTAAACGTCTTAGAGTTCCTTTGCAGTAATGAAATTTTTCCTCATGAATTCATTTTCTTAAAATAATTTGTTCATCTTCATAAGCGATAAATGGAATAAAATCATGTTCTCCTAGATTTTTGATTAATAAAGGTTGGTGATTATTTTTAAACTGAACTACTCGATCATTTAACAAGTATGAACTTTTTGATGAAGATTCGATTGGTTTAATTTTCTTCACTTCTTGTTTGATTTTATCAATATAATCTCTTTTATAAGTATATTGATTAAAAACGTTACTAATAAACAATAAATCTTTAAATTGCTCAGTAGTAATTTCAAGATGTTTTAAAATTAATTTTAAATCAAATCCTTCTTTATAGAGAGCCACTGCATCATAACCAAAAAAGTTTGATCTGATTCATTCTAAATCAATGAATCTCACTTGATTTTGATCATTAATTAAAATATTTTTTAATACTAAATCTCCATGATGCAATACTTTTGGTTGATCTTTAAATTTAGCAATGGTTTTGCTATATTCTGGTGAATT
Proteins encoded in this window:
- a CDS encoding DEAD/DEAH box helicase, with product MNTNKEIISVQENRDIYIRELKEAKDNKKEKEWKIENADSLFHLGLNMYSEEYSFKSAIYNAFAYSHIDENISLHPEQMKILSIIEENEGIIFSAPTSFGKTFVVFEYIAKHQPKNVVLIVPTLALVDEYKQKIIRRYKDAFKNYKLYISVDLEKTPDFNKSNLFILTPERVIHNSDISLFSEIDFLVIDEVYKLKTDPNDERVLILNLAYKNLMRISKKYLLLAPFLKEIQNTDKLEKKPIFFSSDFSPVVNDVITYSLKIKKKKKKNEIKKERNKKIIELIKKLKDTKLLVYFPTVNFLNKFINNLNTNNKVINRNKKLENFIEWASKEIHEEWTILKALKNNILVHHGQISLGIRMFQLSLFDDIHSQYNIMLCTSTLLEGVNTACENIIITEPKIRDKNFDAFDFFNLIGRTGRLSQHYLGTAHYIQGPDDSEYHKKDALKSIQFELTDQESIDMDINSENYKKHPDFLQLLKDMDISYEEYKTRFAMQFRFSTIKNIYNRFKQNKLYLYDAIKQFSSKGKRDIVKEIYKIIEGIEKIKFWDNIKINIIHLLTYKSLPNVRNIVEEILKKFNFKKSNTNAIINEVLKIKNSYLEHTFYKKIIPIIFFMQLDNVSEEKINVIETHITKVIENKYFLNSPLSKMLKDMGIYDLDIQKIKEIIGDNFESIDQLILLLRENYQKIKNKISVISKFVIEKMII
- a CDS encoding DUF1837 domain-containing protein is translated as MKTEKFENFQIYNLDNRYSFLYLDFQDEKKFISGLVSYIFNEQNLLLYTEENTGLKFEINDKTRKKLYTNISLFLNLELEKLGPFDLKEELEKIIKGEHEVFKNKDNKLLIGKDKAGKIGEYIFHLFLSKYFGYHYIIPKLKLITDGNMSVNGIDVLFYDDKKDEILFGESKVYKELKKGIENANKTLEEYEENLIEEYRIVLSNDKLKFNKLFLDKYKDKIDVCTTLNQFIKEANINSIVIPVFIAHGDSIQGNMQNNIKNFLEQLKKINQEDKLELKTKYILISFPLIDKNKFMEYAIRVAVNKSHEYK
- a CDS encoding helix-turn-helix transcriptional regulator, with product MKFSFKPLWKLLIDKEITNKELMERAKISKSTFYKLKNDKNVTTDVLLRICTELDCDISNIIECIKDNRSKKE
- a CDS encoding restriction endonuclease subunit S, which gives rise to MINSLIKLINFVFFDVISETLQIQNSVKLDKYIVLTKGKQLNKDNMINNGKYPVINGGMSPIGYFDEYNEQKNTITIAQGGAAGYVDFQKSKFWASSHCYIVKSTDESTLLNKYLYYFLKNQEEIIKKQAYGGKILSLPKESLLNLNITLPDIQTQQKIVDILDNFEELTNGLTQGLPAEIDLVNKQYQYYRNWLLAEPK
- a CDS encoding restriction endonuclease subunit S, whose translation is MQLEKLTKNRSTNFKLYKLKDIATFERGTWKIDIPEGTKYPVVSSGTQVKKYTDIPNRDKNSITVASSGAGAGFVAFWDTPIYASNCFTIHANEEIVLQKYLFHFLKNKQEYIHSLKSTGGIPNIYSSYIFDIEILVPSIKEQEKIIRILDLLTDYSQELTAELTAELTARKKQYSYYRNQLLNTNYLTDIKRRKLKDVASFERGTWKIDIPEGTKYPVVSSGTQVKKYTDIPNRDKNSITVASSGYAGFVAFWDTPIYASNCFTIHANEEVVNQKYLFHFLKNKQEYIYSLKSTGGIPNIYPSYISDIEILIPSFKIQQKIVDVLDNFEQICEDLNIGLPAEIELRDKQYQYYRDKLLTFTNDIFQTSEVERQLTKDS
- a CDS encoding type I restriction-modification system subunit M produces the protein MDNKRDIERTELHNAIWKIAEELRGSVDGWDFKTYVLGFLFYRYISENLVHYINKDARENGLLDFDYEKCDDSEIDEDIKKGIIKGIGYFIKPSDLFINVQKRALDDPDLNINLQRIFSSIEKSASGNESQEDFEGLFNDLDFNSQKLGKEVNDKNKTIIKLLENIGAINLGKTSQSSVDIFGDAYEFLLSMYASSAGKSGGEFFTPPEVSTLLATIAIDNKKQINKVYDPTCGSGSLLLKAIKLLGENKNNITGGFYGQEINITTFNLCRMNMFLHDVEYDKFNIRNGDTLLNPMHLDQKPFDVIVSNPPYSLKWEGSDNPTLINDSRFKDAGVLAPKSKADLAFVMHSLDHLSEDGVAAIVCFPGVFYRAGAEQKIRKYLVDTVNAIEAIIQMPDNLFYGTSIATTILVLRRNKKDNNILFIDASDIVEKAKKGNKLSQANIDQIAKLYFDRKDVENLAKVVSKEEIANNNYNLSVSQYLQKKTQEEVIDIKELNAQIKEITAKQDQLRTQIDKIIEELDKEFE
- a CDS encoding phosphotransferase, coding for MNNLVTQHLVLVNKILKVKQVSEINSLTFEYEGFHNYTYSAIINDLKYQVRIKKDFLKEPKKAEALYYLQDLKTLYYDDNLLIREWFEGQTLEKIKLTQEIQIAVLEQLKKFSKLKIQAQEFDWFENEINSPEYSKTIAKFKDQPKVLHHGDLVLKNILINDQNQVRFIDLEWIRSNFFGYDAVALYKEGFDLKLILKHLEITTEQFKDLLFISNVFNQYTYKRDYIDKIKQEVKKIKPIESSSKSSYLLNDRVVQFKNNHQPLLIKNLGEHDFIPFIAYEDEQIILRKWIHEEKFHYCKGTLRRLATKIKKFHQLPNQYSYTINQFIFNLYQKFKDNEWVKQIKPEIIEKIFKILNNPKDLVLSHNDLHQGNIVLSINDGKFKFIDLVNISLNSKYFDLAYLSTNLDLNEDKELHLLKCYDKNTSKEEFYKYKCIVNFYGLLWSLDLQDNFSFDLNVKNIQKYQDYL